A genomic region of Pyrus communis chromosome 14, drPyrComm1.1, whole genome shotgun sequence contains the following coding sequences:
- the LOC137715349 gene encoding protein LIGHT-DEPENDENT SHORT HYPOCOTYLS 5-like, translated as MDSASGGGGPPDPNASSGEGPSSSSRSAAPAATPVAAEPSSASPAPPSRYESQKRRDWNTFLQYLKNHKPPLTLARCSGAHVIEFLKYLDQFGKTKVHAAGCPYFGHQNPPAPCACPLKQAWGSLDALIGRLRAAYEENGGRPESNPFGARAVRIYLREVREGQAKARGIPYEKRKRKRPTVTATAVVGNVSVASTQGGGVDGDGGGGGGVDGGSSSKTVAAAAATSTAV; from the coding sequence ATGGATTCTGCATCAGGTGGAGGCGGACCGCCCGACCCGAACGCCAGCAGCGGCGAGGGTCCGTCGTCTTCGTCAAGGTCCGCAGCCCCGGCGGCTACTCCTGTAGCTGCCGAGCCCTCGTCAGCATCTCCGGCTCCGCCGAGCCGCTACGAATCGCAGAAGCGGCGGGACTGGAACACCTTCCTGCAGTACCTCAAGAACCACAAGCCTCCGCTCACGTTGGCCCGCTGCAGTGGGGCCCACGTCATCGAGTTCCTTAAGTACCTCGACCAGTTTGGGAAGACTAAAGTCCACGCCGCCGGCTGCCCCTACTTCGGACACCAGAACCCTCCCGCCCCGTGCGCCTGCCCGCTCAAGCAGGCGTGGGGCAGCCTCGACGCGCTCATCGGACGGCTGAGGGCGGCGTACGAGGAGAACGGGGGACGGCCAGAGTCAAACCCCTTCGGCGCTCGAGCGGTGAGGATTTATTTGAGGGAGGTGAGGGAGGGACAGGCTAAGGCAAGAGGAATTCCCTACGAGAAAAGGAAACGAAAACGGCCGACGGTCACTGCCACTGCGGTTGTCGGGAATGTGTCGGTAGCGTCCACTCAAGGTGGCGGTGTTGATGGTgatggcggtggcggtggcggtgttGATGGTGGCAGTTCAAGTAAAAccgttgctgctgctgctgctactaGTACTGCAGTATAG